A single genomic interval of Eurosta solidaginis isolate ZX-2024a chromosome 3, ASM4086904v1, whole genome shotgun sequence harbors:
- the LOC137247061 gene encoding uncharacterized protein, whose protein sequence is MLSRYIQRSLSGANKNLLGSCAIRYFNNEYSPFIPGGGLEKLQGGFKEESYFKLNDYKLMLKVREQAMRNEGYDTSELKDVISRVSHWQSHYEPHHQQGLMNKHKNSGEELFFLTEEAENLRRLENKMRSELHQKFLEGLKMRSAHMIEDEHADKMETFPKMRQIPDYK, encoded by the exons atgttgTCAAGATATATTCAACGCAGCCTTTCGGgtgcaaataaaaatttgttgGG ATCTTGTGCAATAAGATATTTCAATAACGAATATAGCCCTTTTATACCCGGCGGTGGTTTGGAAAAATTACAAGGCGGTTTCAAGGAGGAAAGTTATTTCAAATTAAACGATTATAAATTAATGTTGAAAGTCCGCGAACAAGCAATGCGTAATGAAGGATATGATACGAGCGAATTGAAAGATGTTATAAGTCGTGTATCCCATTGGCAAAGCCATTATGAGCCTCATCACCAGCAAGGATTAATGAATAAGCATAAAAATTCAGGAGAAGAATTATTCTTTTTGACGGAG GAAGCAGAAAACTTACGTCGTCTTGAGAATAAAATGCGTTCAGAACTTCATCAGAAATTTTTGGAGGGGCTCAAAATGAGATCTGCTCATATGATAGAAGACGAACATGCAGACAAAATGGAAACATTTCCGAAAATGCGCCAAATACCAGATTATAAGTGA
- the LOC137247062 gene encoding uncharacterized protein: MFFTRMVSGFIYSKNSNKNANNSSQQQQQQHSSAQQHTSIQQSAKSPKPHKKSDKCKRSLSKTDSKKSISELSKSTAAKDLTVERPCTSSHSNTWNYNSTNNNNNNTNNASKEAPCTSKSATHKPPTKVKSGSWKRSEKQITGYNSISTTGKKSKSLRKRSPTWLKFPNTPVMITEKVTYVSPVDCTSVCRPGTLYSDVLFGAGSSCLVKIKTLTPRRNANNAQKKLTKALLKCGGTENEAASGSDAETDRTELFPSLNGGGVSAATLSSSPLSMATATTTGTSPDDSPRKICNTPSPTTVSPISDSITTSDATTSAAINYAAFATNMNKASLSKYDVRPSNGLSLRCTDDVDVVTLSEPNCNGSSGGVAGINAAFINGFNDNSYGNYLEHHSKQINGTSDAPQPPLLSPKPQLVTNLVSATGNGICDDANVIRESGLHPDFVSVSRNFPHLTTKPSFTIDIPQWNFLEADVGADAYPKFLCQFDDEHYLKAEKMALLGLKLALGNGNSSLQQGKFKF; this comes from the exons ATGTTTTTCACCAGAATGGTCAGCGGCTTTATTTACTCTAAAAATTCCAA cAAAAATGCAAACAATTCAagtcaacagcagcaacaacaacactcgTCTGCACAACAACATACGTCAATACAACAATCAGCCAAATCGCCGAAGCCTCATAAGAAATCGGACAAATGCAAACGTTCATTATCGAAAACCGAttcgaaaaaatcgatttcggAACTATCAAAAAGCACGGCAGCAAAGGATCTTACAGTCGAAAGACCCTGCACCAGTTCACATAGCAATACGTGGAACTACAACAGcaccaataataacaacaacaataccaacaacGCTAGCAAAGAAGCGCCATGCACATCGAAATCAGCCACACACAAACCGCCAACCAAAGTGAAATCGGGCAGCTGGAAGCGATCGGAAAAGCAAATAACCGGCTATAATAGCATTTCCACAACCGGCAAGAAATCAAAATCATTACGTAAACGTTCACCAACTTGGCTAAAATTTCCCAATACGCCAGTAATGATAACCGAAAAGGTCACATATGTAAGTCCCGTGGACTGTACATCGGTCTGTCGTCCCGGTACACTCTACTCGGATGTACTCTTTGGTGCCGGCTCTTCATGTTtggtaaaaattaaaactttaacGCCACGTCGCAATGCAAACAATGCACAAAAGAAGCTCACCAAAGCGCTACTCAAATGTGGCGGCACAGAGAATGAAGCTGCTTCGGGTAGTGATGCCGAAACTGATCGCACTGAACTTTTTCCTAGCTTGAATGGTGGTGGTGTGTCTGCCGCAACACTTTCGAGCTCACCGCTTTCAAtggctacagcaacaacaacgggTACATCGCCGGATGATAGTCCAAGGAAAATCTGCAACACGCCATCACCTACCACAGTTTCACCAATTTCGGACTCCATTACAACATCGGATGCAACAACATCTGCTGCAATAAACTATGCTGCGTTCGCAACAAATATGAACAAAGCGAGTTTGTCCAAATATGATGTGAGGCCCAGCAACGGTTTATCTCTCAGATGTACGGATGATGTCGATGTCGTTACACTCTCCGAACCGAATTGTAACGGTAGTAGTGGTGGTGTTGCTGGCATCAATGCTGCCTTTATTAATGGTTTCAATGACAATTCTTACGGTAATTATTTGGAACATCATTCCAAGCAAATTAACGGTACATCTGACGCTCCACAGCCGCCATTGTTAAGTCCGAAGCCACAGTTAGTTACAAATTTAGTTAGCGCTACTGGTAACGGCATATGTGATGATGCAAATGTTATACGCGAATCTGGTTTGCATCCAGATTTCGTGTCCGTTTCACGCAATTTTCCTCATCTAACAACAAAACCGTCTTTTACCATCGACATACCGCAATGGAATTTTTTGGAAGCGGATGTCGGTGCAGATGCTTACCCGAAGTTCCTTTGCCAATTTGACGATGAACATTATTTGAAGGCGGAAAAGATGGCGCTACTGGGTTTGAAGCTCGCCTTGGGTAATGGTAATTCTAGTCTACAGCAGGGCaagtttaaattttga